In a single window of the Papaver somniferum cultivar HN1 unplaced genomic scaffold, ASM357369v1 unplaced-scaffold_57, whole genome shotgun sequence genome:
- the LOC113343324 gene encoding putative invertase inhibitor — protein MNKSSSLIFLILLLVLNLHRVVVANGDVVADLCKNASTTPDSMLSYDFCVSALESNPKSKTSDLLGLGVISMELIANNATNLLPYIGKLLEEGKKERFVKQALDTCLEVYADATRSVEDAITDFKDKVYYDARAEITGANDYSVACEDTFNERNLTFPLRKQVDDFRKLVDISLVIIDLVESQG, from the coding sequence ATGAATAAATCATCTTCATTAATTTTCTTAATCCTTCTGCTTGTTCTCAACCTTCACAGAGTCGTTGTTGCAAATGGTGATGTAGTCGCTGATCTATGCAAGAATGCATCAACAACACCGGATAGCATGTTAAGTTATGATTTCTGCGTGTCAGCTCTTGAATCAAACCCTAAAAGTAAGACTTCAGATCTCTTGGGACTTGGTGTAATATCAATGGAGTTAATTGCAAACAATGCAACCAATCTTTTACCCTATATTGGTAAACTTCTtgaagagggaaaaaaagaacgGTTCGTTAAGCAAGCTTTAGATACTTGTTTGGAAGTTTATGCGGATGCCACTCGTTCCGTTGAAGATGCCATTACAGATTTCAAAGATAAAGTTTATTACGATGCTCGTGCCGAAATTACTGGTGCGAATGACTATTCGGTTGCTTGTGAAGATACGTTTAATGAACGAAATTTAACATTTCCATTGAGGAAACAAGTTGATGATTTTAGAAAGCTAGTTGATATTTCTCTCGTCATTATTGATTTGGTAGAATCAcaaggctag